In Neodiprion pinetum isolate iyNeoPine1 chromosome 6, iyNeoPine1.2, whole genome shotgun sequence, one genomic interval encodes:
- the LOC124222033 gene encoding polyamine-transporting ATPase 13A3 isoform X1 — translation MSNSNDLKKRKYHSESHLQTLNSGHDDEMQVLGFERSTVGSFLTYVTFIVTVGCVRLLFHWYPQLYLYATHRKCPLSRATKLLIIDDYQGKYKSYFVKDLRTVSTKNLSEKSVSETLGKIEEDLIRKIEGRKLTIKLENGTLREVEEYKAFWCKKQCYIWDTKKSEFSKLIGLDKHVLCADLHEAKGLSREEQLLRRIVYGNNEILVPVQSIGVLLLLECINPFYIFQVFTLAVWFAEGYIYYTIAIIGMSLFGIISSIIQTRKNQKNLHGTVASSENVRVWRGPGVFETISSSELVPGDVIELPKYQGIVVCDAVLLTGQCILNESMLTGESVPVTKTPLPRHAVVYDPKSCAQHTLYSGTLIIQTRYYGGGPVLAKVVRTGLETSRGALVAAILYPPPADFKFDQDSYKFIAILAVIATCGFTYTIVSKISRGTTAGDIAIKALDIITIVIPPALPAAMTVGKLYAQARLKCEQIYCINSRVINVAGSLNCVCFDKTGTLTEDGLDMWGIVPSKDGVLGGPVKDVPSLKTHPIFEGMLVCHSLTLIGGELCGDPLDVKMFESTRWILEEPEIEDISKYDQLVPTIVRPPKNENLTENINGISEIGIVHQYHFSSTLQRMSVIVRVLGSDRFLAYTKGSPEMILSLSKSDSIPRNITEALQRYTEQGYRVIALARTSVEGNYAKIQRMSRDQVEKNLEFLGLVVLENRLKKPTVEVIKELREAEIGVVMVTGDNIQTAVSVAKDCGILSPFETVIDVTVVPGNLKSQPEIFFNAQGAPAKMKIQNKQLMIRTLDAIERGIDVDGYRFALTGQTWALLREHYPEILSRICVRGAVFARMTSDQKQQLVLELMQLGYYVAMCGDGANDCGALKAAHAGVSLSESESSVASPFTSRTPDIRCMLQVIRQGRAALVTSFGIFKFMVAYSLTEFLSVVILYSIDSNLTDLQFLFIDICLIVNFAFFFGKTQAYEGKLAKEPPSTSLLSFTPLLSLIFLMFIMTVFQSVAFYVVQRFSWFVPFKYSEKVGYTCYQNYSVFCVSMFQYITMAVVFSRGQPYRKPIYTNTAFTMSILLLIGVCVYITLYPANWVINALQLILPPNYEWRFGILVLSCANFLVCLFFESFVIEYLIEKKLRPRFYRPEKSKKQYLAIGHYLRNTLTWPRLSPLRPVLPITPSVGNISDIPGNESISGVEPITKNGKSGTFTAIPATQDVQVQGANGIENVAFVNDEKEDKENMMTKC, via the exons ATGAGCAACTCAAATG ACTTGAAAAAACGTAAATATCACTCTGAATCTCACCTTCAGACACTCAACAGCGGGCATGATGATGAAATG CAAGTGCTCGGCTTCGAGAGGAGCACGGTGGGGAGCTTCCTGACTTACGTGACGTTTATTGTAACTGTCGGTTGCGTTAGATTACTTTTTCACTGGTATCCACAGCTGTATTTATACGCAACTCATAGAAAATGTCCTCTGAGCCGAGCTACGAAACTATTGATTATC GACGATTATCAGGGAAAGTACAAATCGTACTTTGTCAAAGATCTGAGGACCGTCTCTACGAAGAATTTGAG CGAAAAATCGGTGAGTGAGACGCTGGGTAAAATAGAAGAAGATCTGATAAGAAAAATCGAAGGGCGAAAGTTGAcaataaaattggaaaatggCACATTACGAGAAGTCGAGGAGTACAAGGCATTCTGGTGTAAAAAACAATGCTACATTTGGGACACGAAGAAGAGTGAATTCTCAAAGCTAATCGGCCTAGACAAGCACGTACTATGCGCCGATCTTCACGAGGCCAAAGGTTTATCCAGAGAGGAACAATTGTTGAG GAGGATCGTTTACGGCAACAATGAAATACTAGTACCAGTGCAGAGCATAGGCGTTCTACTATTGTTGGAATGCATAAACCCGttctatatttttcaagtattcaCCTTGGCAGTGTGGTTTGCCGAAGGATACATCTATTACACGATCGCAATTATCGGCATGTCTTTGTTCGGTATAATCAGTTCGATAATTCAGACGCGCAAG AATCAGAAGAACCTCCACGGCACCGTCGCTTCCTCAGAGAATGTGAGAGTTTGGAGAGGACCAGGAGTGTTCGAGACCATTTCGAGCTCGGAACTGGTCCCCGGGGACGTTATTGAACTGCCAAAATATCAAGGGATCGTTGTCTGTGACGCGGTTCTACTCACAGGGCAATGCATACTGAACGAGTCCATGTTGACAG GTGAATCCGTACCCGTTACAAAGACACCTTTGCCTCGGCACGCAGTTGTCTACGATCCAAAAAGCTGCGCCCAACACACGCTGTACAGTGGAACGTTGATAATACAGACAAG GTACTACGGCGGTGGACCGGTTTTAGCCAAGGTTGTCAGAACTGGACTAGAAACGAGCAGAGGAGCCCTGGTAGCGGCTATTTTATACCCACCACCTGcagatttcaaatttgaccAAGACTCGTACAAATTCATCGCCATTCTAGCTGTCATAGCAACGTGCGGTTTCACCTACACCATTGTCAGCAAG ATATCCCGTGGAACGACCGCCGGAGATATTGCGATTAAGGCGTTGGACATAATTACGATTGTGATTCCACCTGCGTTGCCTGCGGCAATGACAGTCGGGAAGTTGTACGCTCAGGCGAGATTGAAATGCGAGCAGATATACTGCATTAATAGCAGAGTCATCAACGTTGCCGGGAGCTTGAACTGCGTTTGCTTCGACAAG ACAGGAACTCTGACCGAGGATGGATTGGACATGTGGGGAATCGTGCCAAGTAAGGATGGAGTTCTCGGAGGACCCGTCAAGGATGTGCCATCGCTGAAAACTCATCCGATATTCGAAGGCATGCTGGTCTGTCACAGCCTAACGTTGATCGGGGGTGAGCTGTGCGGAGATCCTTTGGACGTCAAG ATGTTCGAGAGCACCAGATGGATTCTCGAGGAACCGGAAATAGAGGACATCAGCAAGTACGACCAGCTGGTGCCGACCATTGTGAGACCTCCAAAGAACGAGAACCTTACAGAAAATATAAACGGAATTTCGGAAATAGGGATCGTGCATCAGTATCACTTTTCTAGCACGTTACAAAGGATGTCGGTGATCGTCAGGGTGCTGGGGTCCGACCGTTTTTTGGCGTACACAAAGGGATCCCCCGAGATGATACTCAGCTTGAGTAAATCCGACTCCATACCAAGGAATATTACCGAAGCTTTGCAGCGGTACACCGAACAGGGGTACAGAGTCATTGCTCTTGCTCGTACATCCGTTGAAGGCAATTACGCTAAG ATTCAGAGAATGTCAAGAGAtcaagtggaaaaaaatttggaattccTCGGGTTGGTTGTACTggaaaatcgtttaaaaaagcCGACGGTCGAGGTCATAAAAGAGCTGAGGGAAGCCGAGATCGGCGTCGTAATGGTAACAG GAGACAATATCCAAACTGCTGTCAGTGTTGCGAAAGACTGTGGTATATTATCGCCTTTCGAAACTGTAATTGACGTGACCGTTGTACCaggaaatttgaaatctcagcctgaaatatttttcaacgccCAAGGAGCGCCCGCCAAAATG AAAATAcagaataaacaattgatgATACGAACACTGGATGCAATCGAGCGAGGAATCGACGTTGATGGCTACAGATTCGCTTTAACTGGTCAAACTTGGGCCTTACTACGAGAACACTATCCCGAAATACTTTCACGAATATGTGTCAGAGGTGCTGTATTCGCTCGAATGACCAGCGATCAGAAACAGCAACTTGTCCTGGAACTGATGCAACTCGGGTACTACGTTG CAATGTGCGGAGACGGCGCCAACGATTGCGGAGCTTTGAAGGCAGCCCATGCAGGAGTGTCTCTTTCGGAATCCGAGTCTAG CGTTGCGAGCCCGTTCACATCACGCACACCGGACATAAGATGCATGCTCCAAGTGATAAGACAAGGAAGAGCAGCGTTAGTCACATCGTTTGGGATATTCAAATTCATGGTTGCCTATTCACTGACGGAATTCTTGTCCGTAGTAATACTGTACTCGATCGATTCCAATTTGACGgatttgcaatttttgttcATCGACATTTGCTTGATAGTGAACTTTGCGTTTTTCTTCGGCAAAACACAGGCCTACGAGGGCAAACTGGCGAAGGAACCACCGAGTACGAGCCTGCTCAGTTTTACACCCTTGCTATCTCTGATATTCCTGATGTTCATTATGACCGTGTTTCAAAGCGTCGCATTTTACGTGGTTCAACGCTTCTCGTGGTTCGTTCCTTTCAAGTATTCCGAGAAAGTCGGCTACACGTGTTACCAAAACTATTCGGTCTTCTGCGTTTCCATGTTTCAGTACATAACAATGGCGGTCGTGTTCTCGCGTGGCCAGCCCTACAGAAAACCGATTTACACGAACACGGCATTCACGATGTCGATATTACTCCTGATCGGCGTATGCGTTTACATAACTCTGTATCCGGCTAATTGGGTAATAAACGCGTTACAGTTGATCTTGCCTCCGAATTACGAATGGCGGTTTGGAATACTGGTGCTCTCGTGCGCAAACTTTCTCGTCTGCTTGTTCTTCGAGTCATTCGTGATCGAATATCTTATCGAGAAAAAGCTTCGGCCGAGATTTTACCGACCCGAAAAGTCTAAGAAACAATATTTGGCCATCGGCCACTATCTTAGGAACACTTTAACGTGGCCCCGACTGAGTCCACTGCGCCCGGTCTTGCCAATCACTCCCAGCgtcggaaatatttctgacataCCAGGTAACGAAAGCATTTCCGGTGTTGAACCGATCACGAAAAACGGTAAATCTGGTACTTTCACCGCAATCCCTGCTACACAAGACGTACAAGTCCAAGGTGCTAACGGGATAGAAAATGTAGCATTTGTCAATGATGAAAAGGAAGATAAGGAAAATATGATGACTAAATGCTGA
- the LOC124222033 gene encoding polyamine-transporting ATPase 13A3 isoform X2 — protein sequence MQVLGFERSTVGSFLTYVTFIVTVGCVRLLFHWYPQLYLYATHRKCPLSRATKLLIIDDYQGKYKSYFVKDLRTVSTKNLSEKSVSETLGKIEEDLIRKIEGRKLTIKLENGTLREVEEYKAFWCKKQCYIWDTKKSEFSKLIGLDKHVLCADLHEAKGLSREEQLLRRIVYGNNEILVPVQSIGVLLLLECINPFYIFQVFTLAVWFAEGYIYYTIAIIGMSLFGIISSIIQTRKNQKNLHGTVASSENVRVWRGPGVFETISSSELVPGDVIELPKYQGIVVCDAVLLTGQCILNESMLTGESVPVTKTPLPRHAVVYDPKSCAQHTLYSGTLIIQTRYYGGGPVLAKVVRTGLETSRGALVAAILYPPPADFKFDQDSYKFIAILAVIATCGFTYTIVSKISRGTTAGDIAIKALDIITIVIPPALPAAMTVGKLYAQARLKCEQIYCINSRVINVAGSLNCVCFDKTGTLTEDGLDMWGIVPSKDGVLGGPVKDVPSLKTHPIFEGMLVCHSLTLIGGELCGDPLDVKMFESTRWILEEPEIEDISKYDQLVPTIVRPPKNENLTENINGISEIGIVHQYHFSSTLQRMSVIVRVLGSDRFLAYTKGSPEMILSLSKSDSIPRNITEALQRYTEQGYRVIALARTSVEGNYAKIQRMSRDQVEKNLEFLGLVVLENRLKKPTVEVIKELREAEIGVVMVTGDNIQTAVSVAKDCGILSPFETVIDVTVVPGNLKSQPEIFFNAQGAPAKMKIQNKQLMIRTLDAIERGIDVDGYRFALTGQTWALLREHYPEILSRICVRGAVFARMTSDQKQQLVLELMQLGYYVAMCGDGANDCGALKAAHAGVSLSESESSVASPFTSRTPDIRCMLQVIRQGRAALVTSFGIFKFMVAYSLTEFLSVVILYSIDSNLTDLQFLFIDICLIVNFAFFFGKTQAYEGKLAKEPPSTSLLSFTPLLSLIFLMFIMTVFQSVAFYVVQRFSWFVPFKYSEKVGYTCYQNYSVFCVSMFQYITMAVVFSRGQPYRKPIYTNTAFTMSILLLIGVCVYITLYPANWVINALQLILPPNYEWRFGILVLSCANFLVCLFFESFVIEYLIEKKLRPRFYRPEKSKKQYLAIGHYLRNTLTWPRLSPLRPVLPITPSVGNISDIPGNESISGVEPITKNGKSGTFTAIPATQDVQVQGANGIENVAFVNDEKEDKENMMTKC from the exons ATG CAAGTGCTCGGCTTCGAGAGGAGCACGGTGGGGAGCTTCCTGACTTACGTGACGTTTATTGTAACTGTCGGTTGCGTTAGATTACTTTTTCACTGGTATCCACAGCTGTATTTATACGCAACTCATAGAAAATGTCCTCTGAGCCGAGCTACGAAACTATTGATTATC GACGATTATCAGGGAAAGTACAAATCGTACTTTGTCAAAGATCTGAGGACCGTCTCTACGAAGAATTTGAG CGAAAAATCGGTGAGTGAGACGCTGGGTAAAATAGAAGAAGATCTGATAAGAAAAATCGAAGGGCGAAAGTTGAcaataaaattggaaaatggCACATTACGAGAAGTCGAGGAGTACAAGGCATTCTGGTGTAAAAAACAATGCTACATTTGGGACACGAAGAAGAGTGAATTCTCAAAGCTAATCGGCCTAGACAAGCACGTACTATGCGCCGATCTTCACGAGGCCAAAGGTTTATCCAGAGAGGAACAATTGTTGAG GAGGATCGTTTACGGCAACAATGAAATACTAGTACCAGTGCAGAGCATAGGCGTTCTACTATTGTTGGAATGCATAAACCCGttctatatttttcaagtattcaCCTTGGCAGTGTGGTTTGCCGAAGGATACATCTATTACACGATCGCAATTATCGGCATGTCTTTGTTCGGTATAATCAGTTCGATAATTCAGACGCGCAAG AATCAGAAGAACCTCCACGGCACCGTCGCTTCCTCAGAGAATGTGAGAGTTTGGAGAGGACCAGGAGTGTTCGAGACCATTTCGAGCTCGGAACTGGTCCCCGGGGACGTTATTGAACTGCCAAAATATCAAGGGATCGTTGTCTGTGACGCGGTTCTACTCACAGGGCAATGCATACTGAACGAGTCCATGTTGACAG GTGAATCCGTACCCGTTACAAAGACACCTTTGCCTCGGCACGCAGTTGTCTACGATCCAAAAAGCTGCGCCCAACACACGCTGTACAGTGGAACGTTGATAATACAGACAAG GTACTACGGCGGTGGACCGGTTTTAGCCAAGGTTGTCAGAACTGGACTAGAAACGAGCAGAGGAGCCCTGGTAGCGGCTATTTTATACCCACCACCTGcagatttcaaatttgaccAAGACTCGTACAAATTCATCGCCATTCTAGCTGTCATAGCAACGTGCGGTTTCACCTACACCATTGTCAGCAAG ATATCCCGTGGAACGACCGCCGGAGATATTGCGATTAAGGCGTTGGACATAATTACGATTGTGATTCCACCTGCGTTGCCTGCGGCAATGACAGTCGGGAAGTTGTACGCTCAGGCGAGATTGAAATGCGAGCAGATATACTGCATTAATAGCAGAGTCATCAACGTTGCCGGGAGCTTGAACTGCGTTTGCTTCGACAAG ACAGGAACTCTGACCGAGGATGGATTGGACATGTGGGGAATCGTGCCAAGTAAGGATGGAGTTCTCGGAGGACCCGTCAAGGATGTGCCATCGCTGAAAACTCATCCGATATTCGAAGGCATGCTGGTCTGTCACAGCCTAACGTTGATCGGGGGTGAGCTGTGCGGAGATCCTTTGGACGTCAAG ATGTTCGAGAGCACCAGATGGATTCTCGAGGAACCGGAAATAGAGGACATCAGCAAGTACGACCAGCTGGTGCCGACCATTGTGAGACCTCCAAAGAACGAGAACCTTACAGAAAATATAAACGGAATTTCGGAAATAGGGATCGTGCATCAGTATCACTTTTCTAGCACGTTACAAAGGATGTCGGTGATCGTCAGGGTGCTGGGGTCCGACCGTTTTTTGGCGTACACAAAGGGATCCCCCGAGATGATACTCAGCTTGAGTAAATCCGACTCCATACCAAGGAATATTACCGAAGCTTTGCAGCGGTACACCGAACAGGGGTACAGAGTCATTGCTCTTGCTCGTACATCCGTTGAAGGCAATTACGCTAAG ATTCAGAGAATGTCAAGAGAtcaagtggaaaaaaatttggaattccTCGGGTTGGTTGTACTggaaaatcgtttaaaaaagcCGACGGTCGAGGTCATAAAAGAGCTGAGGGAAGCCGAGATCGGCGTCGTAATGGTAACAG GAGACAATATCCAAACTGCTGTCAGTGTTGCGAAAGACTGTGGTATATTATCGCCTTTCGAAACTGTAATTGACGTGACCGTTGTACCaggaaatttgaaatctcagcctgaaatatttttcaacgccCAAGGAGCGCCCGCCAAAATG AAAATAcagaataaacaattgatgATACGAACACTGGATGCAATCGAGCGAGGAATCGACGTTGATGGCTACAGATTCGCTTTAACTGGTCAAACTTGGGCCTTACTACGAGAACACTATCCCGAAATACTTTCACGAATATGTGTCAGAGGTGCTGTATTCGCTCGAATGACCAGCGATCAGAAACAGCAACTTGTCCTGGAACTGATGCAACTCGGGTACTACGTTG CAATGTGCGGAGACGGCGCCAACGATTGCGGAGCTTTGAAGGCAGCCCATGCAGGAGTGTCTCTTTCGGAATCCGAGTCTAG CGTTGCGAGCCCGTTCACATCACGCACACCGGACATAAGATGCATGCTCCAAGTGATAAGACAAGGAAGAGCAGCGTTAGTCACATCGTTTGGGATATTCAAATTCATGGTTGCCTATTCACTGACGGAATTCTTGTCCGTAGTAATACTGTACTCGATCGATTCCAATTTGACGgatttgcaatttttgttcATCGACATTTGCTTGATAGTGAACTTTGCGTTTTTCTTCGGCAAAACACAGGCCTACGAGGGCAAACTGGCGAAGGAACCACCGAGTACGAGCCTGCTCAGTTTTACACCCTTGCTATCTCTGATATTCCTGATGTTCATTATGACCGTGTTTCAAAGCGTCGCATTTTACGTGGTTCAACGCTTCTCGTGGTTCGTTCCTTTCAAGTATTCCGAGAAAGTCGGCTACACGTGTTACCAAAACTATTCGGTCTTCTGCGTTTCCATGTTTCAGTACATAACAATGGCGGTCGTGTTCTCGCGTGGCCAGCCCTACAGAAAACCGATTTACACGAACACGGCATTCACGATGTCGATATTACTCCTGATCGGCGTATGCGTTTACATAACTCTGTATCCGGCTAATTGGGTAATAAACGCGTTACAGTTGATCTTGCCTCCGAATTACGAATGGCGGTTTGGAATACTGGTGCTCTCGTGCGCAAACTTTCTCGTCTGCTTGTTCTTCGAGTCATTCGTGATCGAATATCTTATCGAGAAAAAGCTTCGGCCGAGATTTTACCGACCCGAAAAGTCTAAGAAACAATATTTGGCCATCGGCCACTATCTTAGGAACACTTTAACGTGGCCCCGACTGAGTCCACTGCGCCCGGTCTTGCCAATCACTCCCAGCgtcggaaatatttctgacataCCAGGTAACGAAAGCATTTCCGGTGTTGAACCGATCACGAAAAACGGTAAATCTGGTACTTTCACCGCAATCCCTGCTACACAAGACGTACAAGTCCAAGGTGCTAACGGGATAGAAAATGTAGCATTTGTCAATGATGAAAAGGAAGATAAGGAAAATATGATGACTAAATGCTGA
- the LOC124222039 gene encoding testis-expressed protein 10 homolog, producing MGKGHRHQKNLKSEKAKVKLKTKTTKTKHLPKGLNVTDTSFKVKKILIRDQLKTQNETDIVSRRNLNIKELITRLHHYNSSVRLEAVKGLKDILSHHSSKILSSQLHSLLQSIAALSLDKEKSVRRDSLKALNLILKPVSNDQLEPFFDILISYLSCAMTHIDPNIKEDSLLFLDVLAENCGVLLARSSQKVLPNFLDMISKLRTESRLERQLTTTLNSKQTSIRWRINVLSRLGNILTSMISVNKCQKRQNNDFTYKSEEINVTNLTHVPLFRQNYLRIHQLNLTRGQEMNIQVGNGSDLEEMKKFTKVLMLLMIESWIEVAPKKNGTAQSNLVITNEASSLLNTIMKIMELLIEYVDIFEVELGKNTIGVWFNNNFRNMFEKSILENFPYCETKTFTKLKKRQDDFTPVYINAKCLEQNLAICHVYVWLSSKNFTNGNTHSAKDPALRVLQYMIERLEDWSSGDNFALLQLIRSVKCLLLRASKVWYHNKINLGSILRAMVNVQSKHAKKELRSQLFEVLTRIILDHDATELHSEVAFKEFIASLPNFLLKHSIHEDTLKMLNRVVLQYRKWIENSLRDKHEEIIENAKKIEIIGSDDEKRSRLSICNLFYFIDGQVYY from the exons atgggaaaaggcCATAGGcatcagaaaaatttgaagtcaGAAAAGGCGAAAgttaaattgaaaactaaGACGACTAAGACTAAGCACCTGCCAAAAGGCCTCAATGTTACAGATACGTCATTTAAAGTTAAAAAGATTCTTATTCGAGACCAGTTAAAGACGCAAAATGAAACAGATATAGTTAGTCGACGAAACTTAAATATAAAG GAACTCATAACACGACTACATCATTACAACAGTTCTGTTCGTCTGGAGGCAGTAAAGGGCTTAAAAGATATCTTGTCGCACCACTCTTCAAAGATTTTGAGCTCGCAACTCCATTCTTTGCTTCAAAGCATTGCCGCTTTGTCACTTGACAAAGAGAAGAGCGTTCGAAGAGATTCTCTGAAAGCTTTGAATTTAATCTTAAAACCAGTATCAAATGATCAGCTGGAACCTTTTTTCgatatattaatatcgtaccTGAGTTGCGCCATGACGCATATTGATCCGAATATTAAGGAAGATTCTCTCTTGTTTTTGGATGTTTTAGCTGAGAATTGTGGAGTACTACTTGCTCGTAGCAGTCAAAAAGTTTTACCAAATTTCTTGGACATGATTTCCAAATTGCGAACAGAGTCAAGATTGGAAAGACAGTTGACAACAACTTTAAACTCTAAGCAGACAAGTATCAGATGGAGAATTAACGTTCTTAGTAGATTGGGCAATATTTTGACGTCTATGATCAGTGTAAACAAGTGTCAAAAACGACAAAACAACGATTTCACTTATAAATCGGAAGAGATAAACGTCACAAATTTAACACACGTACCACTTTTCCGACAAAACTATTTGCGGATACATCAGCTAAATCTTACTAGAGGGCAGGAAATGAATATACAAGTTGGCAATGGCTCGGACCttgaagagatgaaaaaattcactaaaGTTTTGATGCTGTTGATGATCGAAAGCTGGATAGAAGTTGCACCGAAGAAAAATGGAACTGCACAGTCAAATCTCGTCATAACTAATGAAGCTTCAAGTTTATTGAATACgattatgaaaataatggaattGTTAATTGAATATGTGGATATCTTTGAAGTAGAATTAGGTAAAAATACAATCGGAGTTTGGTTTAACAATAACTTTCGtaatatgtttgaaaaaagtattcTTGAGAATTTCCCTTACTGTGAGACAAAGACATTTAcaaagttgaagaaaagaCAAGACGATTTTACACCAGTGTATATAAATGCCAAATGCTTGGAACAAAATTTGGCTATTTGTCACGTATACGTATGGTTATCATCAAAAAACTTCACAAACGGTAACACTCACTCTGCTAAAGATCCGGCTCTGCGTGTCCTTCAATATATGATTG AGAGACTGGAAGATTGGTCGAGCGGGGATAATTTTGCTCTTCTGCAATTAATCAGATCTGTAAAGTGTTTGCTCCTTCGAGCGAGCAAGGTTTGGTAtcataacaaaatcaatttggGATCAATATTGCGAGCTATGGTCAATGTTCAATCGAAGCATGCAAAAAAAGAGTTGCGATCTCAGCTCTTTGAAGTTCTTACAAGAATTATTCTGGATCATGATGCTACGGAATTACACAG TGAGGTTGCATTTAAGGAGTTTATTGCTTCGCTACCAAATTTTTTGCTCAAACACAGTATCCACGAGGATACATTGAAGATGTTAAACAGAGTTGTACTGCAATACAGGAAATGGATTGAAAATAGTCTTCGAGATAAACACGAAGAAATTATTG aaaatgcgaaaaaaattgaaatcattggATCCGATGATGAAAAACGTTCCCGTCTTTCAATATGCAACCTCTTTTACTTCATAGATGGACAAGTGTATTACTGA